A region from the Saccharomonospora azurea NA-128 genome encodes:
- the rfbD gene encoding dTDP-4-dehydrorhamnose reductase — translation MSRADGAGLAVLVPGGTGQLGRDLAALADELGDRVEVVAPGSAELDVTEPGAVVEAVSDLAAGAAQSGRRAVVVNAAAYTAVDAAEENEGAAFAVNADGPRMLAAVCSSRGVPLVHVSTDYVFGGDGDRPYEPGDPLAPRSAYGRTKAAGEDAVLGSGARAWVVRTSWVYGASGANFVKTMMDLESRRETLSVVDDQVGSPTYSADLARGLLELAERITSGDAPQSTVLHCTNAGETTWFGLARAVFAALGADPERVRPCTTEDFPRPAPRPAYSVLSSASWREAGLTPLRSWQEALAAFFAEIRAQDPTARR, via the coding sequence ATGAGTCGAGCGGACGGCGCGGGCCTGGCGGTGTTGGTTCCCGGTGGGACCGGGCAGCTGGGGCGTGACCTGGCGGCGTTGGCCGACGAGCTCGGCGACCGTGTCGAGGTCGTCGCTCCCGGCTCGGCCGAGCTGGACGTCACCGAGCCCGGCGCGGTCGTGGAGGCGGTCAGCGACCTCGCTGCCGGGGCGGCGCAGAGCGGGCGGCGCGCGGTGGTCGTCAACGCCGCCGCGTACACGGCGGTGGACGCCGCGGAGGAGAACGAGGGGGCGGCGTTCGCGGTGAACGCCGACGGTCCGCGCATGCTCGCGGCCGTGTGCTCGTCGCGTGGCGTTCCTCTGGTGCACGTGTCCACCGACTACGTGTTCGGTGGCGACGGCGACCGGCCGTACGAGCCCGGCGACCCGCTTGCGCCGCGCAGCGCGTACGGCCGCACGAAGGCGGCGGGGGAGGACGCCGTCCTCGGTTCGGGGGCCCGCGCCTGGGTGGTGCGCACGTCGTGGGTGTACGGCGCGTCCGGGGCCAACTTCGTCAAGACGATGATGGACCTGGAGTCCCGCCGCGAGACGCTGTCCGTTGTGGACGACCAGGTGGGAAGTCCCACGTATTCCGCGGATCTGGCGCGCGGGCTGTTGGAGCTCGCCGAGCGGATCACCTCGGGCGACGCTCCACAGTCGACGGTGCTGCACTGCACCAACGCGGGCGAGACCACGTGGTTCGGGCTGGCTCGCGCGGTGTTCGCCGCGCTCGGGGCCGACCCGGAACGGGTACGGCCGTGCACGACCGAGGACTTCCCGCGTCCGGCGCCCCGCCCCGCGTACTCGGTCCTGTCCTCCGCGTCGTGGAGGGAGGCGGGACTGACCCCGCTGCGCTCGTGGCAGGAGGCGCTGGCCGCGTTCTTCGCCGAGATCCGGGCTCAGGACCCCACGGCCCGCCGGTAG